Proteins found in one Epinephelus fuscoguttatus linkage group LG4, E.fuscoguttatus.final_Chr_v1 genomic segment:
- the trpm1b gene encoding transient receptor potential cation channel subfamily M member 1b, producing MYIRVSYDTKPDNLLHLMVKDWQLELPTLLISVHGGLQNFDLQPKLKQVFGKGLIKAAVTTGAWIFTGGVNTGVIRHVGDALKDHSSKSRGKVCAIGIAPWGILENKEDLIGKDVTKPYQTMANPLSKLAVLNNSHSHFILTDNGTCGKYGSEVKLRRLLEKHISLQKINTRNDTFGDEWMDRRSEYVWLCVLGLGQGVPLVCLIVEGGPNVISIALESLRDEPPIPVVVCDGSGRASDIISFAHKFSEDGG from the exons ATG TACATCCGAGTCTCCTATGACACCAAACCTGACAACCTCCTGCATTTGATGGTGAAGGACTGGCAGCTGGAGCTCCCCACCTTGCTCATCTCTGTACACGGAGGTCTCCAGAACTTTGACCTCCAGCCCAAACTCAAGCAAGTGTTTGGCAAAGGCCTGATCAAAGCCGCCGTCACCACCGGAGCTTGGATCTTCACGGGCGGAGTCAACACGG GGGTAATCCGTCATGTAGGAGATGCCTTAAAGGACCACTCCTCCAAGTCACGAGGGAAAGTGTGCGCAATAGGAATTGCTCCATGGGGGATCCTGGAAAACAAAGAGGATCTGATCGGAAAAGAT GTAACCAAACCCTATCAGACAATGGCAAACCCACTGAGCAAGCTGGCTGTGCTCAACAACAGCCACTCCCACTTCATCCTGACTGACAACGGCACCTGTGGGAAGTATGGCTCAGAGGTCAAACTCCGCCGGCTGCTGGAGAAACACATCTCCCTGCAGAAGATCAACACGCGTAA TGACACTTTTGgtgatgaatggatggatagaaGGAGTGAGTATGTTTGGTTGTGTGTTCTAGGTTTGGGTCAGGGGGTTCCTCTGGTGTGCCTGATAGTGGAGGGAGGTCCCAACGTGATCTCCATCGCACTGGAGAGTCTGAGAGACGAGCCTCCAATCCCTGTGGTGGTGTGTGACGGCAGCGGCCGAGCTTCCGACATCATTTCCTTTGCGCACAAGTTCTCAGAGGACGGAGGGTGA
- the rps27l gene encoding 40S ribosomal protein S27-like, with protein MPLARDLLNPSIEHERRQHKKKRLVQSPNSYFMDVKCPGCYKITTVFSHAQTVVLCVGCSTVLCQSRGGKARLTEGCSFRRKQH; from the exons ATGCCT CTGGCTAGAGACCTCCTCAACCCTTCCATCGAACATGAGAGAAGacaacataaaaagaaaaggcTTGTCCAGAGTCCTAACTCCTACTTCATGGACGTGAAGTGCCCAG GCTGCTACAAGATCACCACAGTGTTCAGTCATGCACAGACAGTGGTTCTCTGTGTTGGATGCTCAACTGTGTTGTGCCAGTCAAGAGGAGGAAAGGCCAGACTGACGGAGG GTTGCTCTTTCAGGAGGAAGCAACATTAA
- the LOC125887390 gene encoding transient receptor potential cation channel subfamily M member 1-like: MGSEGQQDIEMAILTALLKGTNASAADQLSLALAWNRVDIARNHIFVYGHNLPPAGAIASTTTAAAPAQEKQKSPATAPRNKTRAKKGKGKGKAKPEPPEETDPRKLELIRWVNSLEQAMMDALVLDRVDFVKLLLENGVNIHHFLTIPRLEELYNTKLGPTNSLNAVVRDVKKGNLPPDYQITLIDIGLVLECFMGGAYRSNYTRKAFRNLYNNLYGLKRPKALKLLGMEDDEPRPKGKKKPKKKKEEEVEIDVDDPEVCRFKYPFHELMLWAVLMKRQKMALFLWQRGEEAMAKALVACKLYKAMAHECSESELVDDISQDLENNSKEFGQLAYELLDQSYKHDEQVAMKLLTYELVNWSNSTCLKLAVAAKQRDFIAHTCSQMLLTDMWMGSLRIGKNPGLKVILGIIFPPLILLLDFRLGDDASYHAPEGKKEGKEKDDDTKSSKDAKDDTTSRKGDEEEGSTNVRKIPIGRRFFEFYDAPFTKFWFNTICYLGYLMLYNYIILVKMERWPSIQEWTVIAYILTLGSEKVRQILMSEPGKLKQKISVWLEEYWNITDLAAICTFLLGLMLRLQHEPYMGYGRVIYCIDIIFWYIRVLDIFGVNKYLGPYVMMIGKMMIDMMYFVVIMLVVLMSFGVARQAILHPDEEPTWRLARNIFYMPYWMIYGEVFADSIDRKTRIHSKILFPDSGQMISVTLIL; encoded by the exons ATGGGTTCAGAGGGACAACAAGATATTGAAATGGCCATTCTTACTGCCTTGTTAAAAG GCACGAATGCTTCAGCAGCTGACCAGCTCAGTTTGGCTCTGGCCTGGAACAGAGTGGATATTGCTCGCAATCACATCTTTGTTTATGGACACAATTTACCA CCCGCCGGCGCCATTGCCAGCACTACGACCGCTGCAGCCCCAGCACAGGAGAAGCAAAAGAGCCCTGCCACCGCCCCTCGCAACAAAACCCGTGCAAAAAAGGGGAAAGGGAAGGGAAAGGCAAAGCCTGAACCTCCAGAGGAAACAGACCCGAGGAAGTTGGAGTTGATTCGTTGG GTGAACTCTCTGGAGCAGGCTATGATGGATGCGCTGGTGTTGGACAGGGTGGACTTTGTGAAACTGCTCCTTGAGAACGGGGTGAATATTCACCACTTCCTCACCATTCCCAGACTGGAGGAGTTATACAACACG AAACTCGGCCCTACTAATTCACTGAATGCTGTGGTTAGGGACGTCAAAAAG GGAAACCTTCCTCCAGATTATCAGATCACTTTAATTGATATTGGTCTGGTGCTGGAGTGCTTCATGGGTGGAGCTTACAGGAGCAATTACACCAGGAAGGCTTTCCGCAACCTCTACAATAATTTGTACGGACTAAAAAGG CCGAAAGCCCTGAAGCTTCTAGGAATGGAG GATGATGAACCGAGGCCAAAAGGCAAGAAGAAgccaaaaaagaagaaagaggaagaggtggaAATTGATGTGGATGACCCCGAGGTGTGCCGGTTCAAGTACCCCTTCCATGAGCTGATGCTGTGGGCGGTGTTGATGAAGCGCCAGAAGATGGCGCTGTTCCTCTGGCAGCGGGGAGAAGAAGCCATGGCGAAAGCCCTGGTGGCCTGTAAACTGTATAAAGCCATGGCCCATGAGTGCTCTGAGAGTGAACTGGTGGATGACATCTCCCAAGACCTGGAGAACAACTCCAA AGAATTTGGCCAGCTGGCCTACGAGCTGTTGGACCAGTCTTACAAGCATGACGAACAGGTGGCCATGAAACTCCTAACATATGAGCTGGTCAACTGGAGTAACTCCACCTGTCTGAAGCTGGCTGTGGCTGCTAAGCAACGTGATTTCATTGCCCACACCTGTAGCCAGATGTTGCTCACAGACATGTGGATGGGGAGCTTAAGGATCGGCAAAAATCCCGGCCTCAAG GTTATTCTGGGAATCATCTTCCCTCCTCTGATCCTACTGTTGGATTTCCGTCTCGGAGATGATGCATCCTATCATGCacctgaggggaaaaaagagggaaaagaaaaggaTGACGACACAAAATCCAGCAAG GACGCTAAAGATGACACCACATCCCGAAAgggggatgaagaggagggcaGCACTAATGTCCGAAAAATCCCCATTGGCAGAAGGTTCTTTGAGTTCTATGATGCGCCGTTCACCAAATTCTGGTTCAACACT ATTTGCTATCTGGGCTATTTGATGTTGTACAACTACATAATCCTGGTGAAAATGGAGCGATGGCCATCTATACAAGAGTGGACTGTCATTGCATACATCCTCACACTTGGCTCTGAAAAAGTCAGACAG ATTCTGATGTCAGAGCCTGGAAAGCTGAAACAGAAGATAAGTGTGTGGCTGGAGGAGTACTGGAACATCACAGACCTGGCTGCCATTTGTACGTTCCTTCTTGGGCTCATGCTACGGCTGCAGCATGAACCTTACATGGGCTACGGCAGAGTCATCTACTGCATTGACATCATCTTCTGGTACATTCGCGTATTGGACATCTTTGGTGTCAACAAATACCTGGGACCCTATGTGATGATGATAGGGAAGATG ATGATAGATATGATGTACTTTGTGGTGATCATGCTGGTGGTGCTTATGAGCTTCGGGGTGGCTCGGCAAGCCATCCTTCACCCTGATGAGGAGCCGACATGGCGCCTGGCCAGAAACATTTTCTACATGCCCTACTGGATGATCTATGGAGAGGTTTTTGCAGACTCGATAGACCGTAAGACTAGAATTCATAGTAAGATTCTGTTTCCTGATTCTGGGCAGATGATCAGTGTTACATTAATTCTGTGA
- the LOC125887402 gene encoding ras-related protein Rab-8B-like, with protein MAKTYDYLFKLLLIGDSGVGKTCLLFRFSEDSFNTTFISTIGIDFKIRTIELDGKRVKLQIWDTAGQERFRTITTAYYRGAMGIMLVYDICNEKSFENIKNWIRNIEEHASSDVEKMILGNKCDMTDRRQVSKDRGEKLAIDYGVKFMETSAKSSLNVEEAFYSMGRDILHNLSSKTTDNNAGGTGKPVKITEKKSKRIKFFKCSLL; from the exons ATGGCGAAGACGTACGATTACCTGTTCAAACTGCTGCTGATCGGAGACAGTGGAGTCGGTAAGACATGTCTGCTGTTCAGATTCAGCGAGGACTCCTTCAACACCACCTTCATATCCACAATAG gaATCGACTTCAAAATCAGAACAATCGAGCTGGATGGAAAGAGAGTGAAACTTCAAATTTG GGACACTGCAGGGCAAGAGAGGTTTCGCACCATCACTACAGCTTACTACAGAGGAGCGATG GGCATTATGCTGGTGTATGACATCTGCAATGAGAAGTCctttgaaaacataaaaaactgGATTAGAAATATCGAAGAG CATGCCTCATCTGATGTGGAGAAAATGATCCTGGGCAACAAatgtgacatgactgacaggagACAGGTGTCCAAAGACAGAGGCGAAAAA CTGGCTATTGATTATGGAGTTAAGTTCATGGAAACCAGTGCAAAGTCTAGCCTAAATGTAGAAGAG GCTTTTTACAGCATGGGGAGGGACATACTACATAACCTCAGCTCTAAGACG ACTGACAACAATGCTGGAGGAACAGGCAAACCAGTCAAGATCACAGAGAAAAAGTCGAAGAGGATAAAATTCTTCAAGTGCTCGCTCCTCTAG
- the LOC125887393 gene encoding transient receptor potential cation channel subfamily M member 1 gives MSINFNALSNFLQVYAMEINPPCGEHLYDEDGKKLPPCIPGAWLTPAIMACYLLVANILLVNLLIAVFNNTFFEVKSISNQVWKFQRYQLIMTFHDRPILPPPLIIFSHLYILFNRLFRRCARKRQEGELDEKDRGLKLRLNPEELKNLYEFEEQCVEEYFREKEDEQQSSSDERIKVTSERVENMSMRLEEVNERENTMKASLQTVDLRLAQLEEIHGRMAVALEKLAGVDRLELTRTYSRNSSVCDPSSLLRQGSINSADGYSLYRFHMDMEEFASKQKDPDETPKTSVERQRSLRQASSVCTLNPKDGGQTLEVGGLDRSRPSSCVDILISPCEQKPASAASSQETISNIRQGSTVLLNRLSDKDRLKPSSPPKRTKSLKYFPVEDQPSSPLSKRRAMSTIIVSPPDEPEEADELTKGQLPPGNPSSPKRTKSLRYIPTEIQSQTSPITKKRAMSSIIYNPAEAGDDVQTADYRSVVEQITKAPNQWPANLEYQVHPSSVGHMPKVSTVRALTQQFQATEIKKEENQTDHIESKGALPEAEPTAEQTKIKAKRNLSDTTMYLTVSDEKYLPSHRSQSFNASERKAKGPVVSKEPRASSSERDLLQACRAAGEDVGKKMEAKKEDDA, from the exons ATGTCTATCAATTTTAACGCTCTCTCCAATTTTCTTCAAGTCTATGCCATGGAAATCAACC CTCCGTGTGGTGAACATTTATATGACGAGGATGGAAAGAAACTGCCTCCATGTATCCCTGGCGCCTGGCTCACACCTGCCATCATGGCCTGTTACCTTCTCGTGGCAAACATTCTGCTGGTCAACTTGCTCATCGCAGTGTTCAA CAACACCTTCTTTGAAGTCAAGTCCATTTCCAACCAGGTGTGGAAGTTCCAGAGATATCAGCTGATCATGACATTCCACGACCGTCCCATCCTGCCGCCACCTCTCATCATCTTCAGCCACCTCTACATCCTCTTCAACAGGCTGTTTCGGCGGTGCGCCAGGAAGAGACAAGAAGGAGAGCTGGATGAGAAGGACCGCGGACTCA AGCTTAGGCTGAATCCAGAGGAGCTAAAGAACTTGTACGAATTTGAAGAACAGTGCGTGGAGGAATATTTCCGTGAAAAAGAGGACGAGCAGCAATCCTCCAGTGACGAACGCATCAAGGTTACCTCAGAGAG GGTTGAGAATATGTCCATGCGTCTGGAGGAGGTCAATGAGAGAGAGAACACAATGAAGGCCTCCCTGCAGACGGTGGATCTGCGCCTGGCACAGCTGGAGGAGATCCATGGACGAATGGCAGTTGCCCTGGAAAAGCTTGCAGGGGTGGACAGACTGGAGCTGACCAGAACCTATTCACGAAACTCCTCTGTGTGTGACCCCTCGTCCCTACTTCGCCAGGGCAGTATCAACAGCGCTGATGGTTACAGTCTTTACCGCTTCCACATGGACATGGAGGAGTTTGCATCGAAGCAGAAGGACCCAGATGAGACACCTAAAACTAGTGTAGAAAGACAGAGGAGTCTGCGGCAAGCCTCCAGTGTTTGCACTCTCAACCCAAAGGACGGAGGTCAGACCCTAGAGGTCGGTGGTTTGGACAGATCGCGACCGAGTTCATGTGTGGACATTCTCATATCTCCGTGTGAACAAAAGCCTGCTTCTGCAGCATCAAGTCAAGAGACCATATCCAACATAAGACAAGGCAGCACAGTGCTGCTAAATAGACTGTCAGATAAGGATAGACTAAAGCCATCGTCCCCACCAAAAAGGACTAAATCCTTGAAATACTTCCCTGTGGAAGACCAACCCAGCTCTCCTTTGTCAAAGAGGAGGGCCATGAGCACCATCATAGTCAGCCCACCTGATGAACCAGAGGAAGCAGATGAACTCACAAAGGGCCAACTTCCGCCAGGAAACCCCTCCTCCCCAAAGAGGACTAAATCACTGAGATACATCCCTACTGAAATCCAAAGCCAGACGTCCCCTATCACGAAGAAGAGAGCTATGAGCAGCATCATCTACAACCCAGCTGAGGCAGGCGATGATGTGCAAACTGCAGACTACAGGTCGGTAGTGGAGCAGATCACTAAGGCGCCTAATCAGTGGCCGGCGAACTTGGAGTACCAGGTGCACCCGAGCAGTGTTGGTCACATGCCCAAGGTGTCAACAGTGAGAGCTCTCACCCAGCAGTTTCAGGCTACAGAgataaaaaaagaggagaatCAGACTGATCATATAGAAAGTAAGGGAGCTCTTCCAGAAGCAGAGCCCACCGCAGAACAAACAAAGATAAAGGCCAAGAGAAACCTCTCAGACACTACCATGTATCTGACTGTAAGCGATGAGAAGTATTTGCCGTCTCATAGGTCACAGAGCTTTAATGCCAGCGAGAGGAAAGCAAAGGGCCCGGTGGTTAGCAAGGAGCCGAGAGCCTCCAGCAGCGAGAGAGACCTTCTTCAAGCCTGCAGGGCGGCAGGGGAAGATGTGGGGAAGAAGATGGAGGCAAAGAAAGAAGATGATGCATAG
- the dnaja gene encoding dnaJ homolog subfamily A member 4 translates to MVHETGFYDLLGVSPKASQEELKKAYRKLALKYHPDKNPNEGEKFKLISQAYEVLSNPEKRELYDQGGEQAIKEGGMGGGTSPMDLFNMFFGGGGRMQRERRGKNVIHQLGVTLEEMYNGSTRKLGLQKNVICEKCEGYGGKKGTLEKCSNCKGRGVQVKVQQIGPGMIQQIQSMCSDCQGQGEKFNSKDRCKNCNGRKVERKKKILEVHIDKGMRDGQKITFNGEGDQEPGLEPGDVIIVLDQQEHAVFQRKDDDLMMKMNIKLAEALCGFKKTIRTLDDRMLIINSHPGEVIKHNDIKCVQNEGMPVFRDPYEKGQLMIHFQVEFPEKYWLPEHLMYQLERLLPPREDVMITDDMEEVQLCEVDVREQQKSSTREVYEEDDDSPRGGVQCQTQ, encoded by the exons ATGGTTCACGAAACCGGCTTCTATGACCTCTTGGGTGTGAGCCCCAAAGCTTCACAGGAGGAACTCAAAAAAGCGTACAGAAAGCTGGCGTTGAAATATCACCCCGACAAGAACCCCAAcgaaggagagaag TTCAAGCTGATATCCCAAGCGTACGAGGTGCTATCAAACCCAGAGAAGAGAGAGTTGTATGACCAAGGAGGAGAGCAAGCAATCAAAGAGGGAGGCATGGGTGGAGGAACGTCTCCAATGGACTTGTTCAACATGTTCTTTGGAGGTGGAGGAaggatgcagagagagagaagag GGAAGAATGTCATCCATCAGCTGGGTGTTACACTGGAGGAGATGTACAACGGCAGCACCAGGAAGCTCGGGCTTCAAAAGAATGTCatttgtgaaaaatgtgaaG GTTATGGTGGCAAGAAAGGTACTTTGGAGAAGTGCTCAAATTGCAAAGGAAGAGGAGTACAAGTTAAAGTGCAACAGATCGGGCCAGGCATGATTCAGCAGATCCAGAGCATGTGTTCAGACTGCCAGGGACAGGGTGAGAAATTTAACTCCAAGGACCGATGCAAGAACTGTAATGGACGCAAAGTAGAACGCAAGAAGAAAATTCTTGAAGTCCACATTGACAAAG GTATGAGAGACGGTCAGAAGATTACATTCAACGGAGAAGGCGACCAGGAGCCTGGACTGGAGCCTGGGGATGTAATCATTGTACTGGATCAGCAGGAGCACGCCGTGTTCCAGAGGAAAGACGATGAtttgatgatgaagatgaacaTCAAACTTGCAGAGGCTCTGTGTGGTTTCAAGAAAACCATCCGCACATTGGACGACAGAATGCTCATCATCAACTCACACCCAG GTGAAGTTATCAAGCACAATGACATAAAATGTGTTCAGAATGAGGGCATGCCAGTTTTCAGGGATCCTTATGAAAAGGGACAGCTTATGATTCATTTCCAG GTGGAATTTCCAGAGAAATACTGGCTTCCAGAGCATCTCATGTACCAGCTGGAAAGACTTCTTCCTCCGAGGGAAGATGTGATGATTACTGATGACATGGAGGAGGTGCAGCTCTGTGAGGTGGATGTGCGGGAACAGCAGAAGAGCTCCACCAGGGAAGTCTATGAGGAAGACGATGATAGTCCAAGAGGGGGAGTGCAATGTCAGACACAGTGA